The Nodosilinea sp. FACHB-141 genome has a segment encoding these proteins:
- a CDS encoding type I secretion system permease/ATPase, which yields MTQTSLSIQQTFQSLEPFDRLPAEALQQLLQTAQPLKYRVGQPLLRREVLTQQVIVLLEGQARLLGYDPRSQQPVTLGRFGRGEMLGVISLIRGVPCETVIASSEVLALTLPSYTFLSLLNEYPEFGGEVRDRVYAIEAFDLVAEHAKTHALDVGDLRAKAQTVCDESAIVTLPTGSNNLAQLDRALTWVLSGGTVLNLPVGSTLALDRPVEILSPQGARVLGMTPAVLAETLPEPADLEPEAVARSVEVLDVNNVPYATEADLVPRVQASSALEKSPSRRYPFARGRGEVDGALACFDMLSQQFSMPFRKDVIRRILANQHERMGQLSLPICGSVSEMMGLKTQLVRVPVGAFGRLNTPCLIRWQESFAVLYETSEKAYILGDPEVGIIRRTPESFAEAWGESGEVLLLEPTRETPQQKFGLQWFWPSIQKYRWVLIEVFVASFFVQLFGLANPLMVQIIIDRVIVQNSVDTLQVLGVFLVVVAIFEALLTSLRTYLFVDTTNRIDMALGSEIIDHLFRLPLRYFDKRPVGELSSRINELENIRQFLTGTALTVVLDAVFSVLYIVVMFIYSWVLTLVALATIPLFVLVTALTAPIVRKQLRIKAERNAATQSLLVESLSGIQTVKAQNIELRTRWKWQERYAEYVSAGFNTVLTSTTANSASNFLNKLSALLVLWVGAYLVLEGQLTLGQLIAFRIISGYVTAPILRLAQLWQNFQETALSLERLSDIIDHPQETEADEANQIPMPEITGQVTFENVAFRFAPSGPLQLASVSLEFPAGIFIGVVGQSGSGKSTLMKLLPRLYELESGRILIDHYDISKVELHSLRRQIGIVPQDSLLFEGTIQENISLTNPDAEPSVIIEAAKIACCHDFIMDLPLGYNTRVGERGSTLSGGQRQRIAIARTILQNPRLLILDEATSALDYDTEHQVSMNLKGWAEGRTVFFITHRLNTIQQADQILVMEQGSAVELGTHAELMELQGRYFTLYQQQLSGV from the coding sequence ATGACCCAAACGTCGCTCTCGATTCAACAAACTTTTCAGTCTCTGGAGCCTTTTGATCGGCTGCCTGCCGAGGCGTTACAGCAGCTCTTGCAAACGGCCCAGCCCCTCAAGTACCGTGTCGGTCAGCCGTTGCTGCGACGGGAGGTACTGACCCAGCAGGTAATTGTGCTGCTAGAAGGGCAAGCTCGGCTGTTGGGCTACGACCCGCGCAGTCAGCAGCCGGTGACCCTAGGGCGCTTTGGCCGGGGTGAAATGCTGGGGGTGATCAGCTTAATTCGCGGGGTGCCCTGCGAAACGGTAATCGCCTCAAGTGAGGTGCTGGCCCTCACCCTGCCGTCGTACACGTTTTTGAGTTTGCTCAACGAGTACCCAGAGTTTGGGGGGGAAGTGCGCGATCGCGTCTATGCGATCGAGGCCTTTGACCTGGTAGCCGAGCATGCCAAAACCCATGCCCTCGACGTGGGCGATCTCAGGGCCAAGGCCCAGACGGTCTGTGACGAATCGGCGATCGTCACCCTACCCACCGGTTCCAATAATCTAGCTCAGCTCGATCGCGCCCTTACCTGGGTGCTCAGCGGCGGCACGGTGCTCAACCTGCCCGTGGGCTCAACCCTGGCCCTCGATCGCCCCGTGGAGATCCTTAGTCCCCAGGGAGCGCGGGTGCTGGGAATGACCCCGGCGGTGCTTGCCGAGACCCTGCCCGAACCTGCTGATCTGGAGCCAGAGGCCGTTGCTCGATCTGTAGAGGTGCTGGATGTCAACAATGTCCCCTACGCCACCGAGGCCGATCTGGTGCCCCGAGTCCAGGCGTCCTCAGCGTTAGAGAAGTCGCCCAGCCGCCGCTACCCCTTCGCGCGGGGTCGAGGCGAGGTCGATGGGGCGCTGGCCTGCTTTGACATGCTCAGCCAGCAGTTCTCCATGCCCTTTCGCAAAGATGTCATTCGCCGCATCTTGGCCAACCAGCACGAGCGCATGGGTCAGCTGTCGCTGCCGATCTGCGGTTCGGTGAGCGAGATGATGGGCCTCAAAACTCAGCTGGTGCGCGTGCCCGTCGGGGCGTTTGGCCGCCTCAATACCCCCTGCCTGATCCGTTGGCAGGAGAGCTTTGCGGTGCTCTACGAAACCAGCGAAAAAGCCTATATTTTGGGCGATCCCGAAGTGGGTATTATTCGCCGCACCCCCGAGAGCTTTGCCGAGGCCTGGGGCGAGAGCGGAGAAGTGCTATTGCTGGAGCCCACCCGCGAAACCCCCCAGCAAAAATTTGGCCTCCAGTGGTTTTGGCCCTCGATTCAGAAGTACCGCTGGGTGCTGATCGAGGTGTTTGTCGCCTCGTTCTTTGTGCAGCTGTTTGGCCTAGCCAACCCGTTGATGGTGCAGATCATCATCGACCGGGTAATTGTGCAAAACAGCGTCGATACCCTGCAAGTGCTGGGTGTCTTCTTGGTGGTGGTGGCCATTTTCGAGGCCCTGCTCACCAGTTTGCGCACTTACCTGTTCGTCGATACCACCAACCGCATCGATATGGCCCTGGGGTCGGAGATCATCGACCACCTGTTTCGCCTGCCCCTGCGCTACTTTGACAAACGCCCCGTGGGCGAACTCTCTAGCCGCATCAACGAGCTTGAAAACATTCGCCAGTTTCTCACCGGCACAGCCCTGACGGTAGTGCTCGACGCGGTGTTCTCGGTGTTGTACATCGTGGTGATGTTCATCTACAGCTGGGTGCTGACCCTGGTGGCCCTAGCAACGATTCCGCTGTTTGTATTAGTAACGGCGCTAACTGCCCCCATTGTGCGCAAGCAGCTGCGCATTAAGGCCGAGCGCAATGCCGCTACCCAGTCGCTGCTGGTGGAGTCGCTGTCGGGCATTCAGACTGTCAAGGCACAGAATATTGAGCTGCGCACCCGTTGGAAGTGGCAGGAGCGCTACGCCGAATATGTCAGCGCCGGGTTTAATACGGTGCTGACCTCCACCACCGCCAACTCGGCCAGCAACTTTCTGAACAAGCTCTCAGCCCTGCTAGTGCTGTGGGTGGGGGCCTACCTAGTGCTGGAGGGGCAACTCACCCTAGGCCAGCTGATCGCCTTTCGGATTATTTCGGGCTACGTGACTGCGCCGATTTTGCGCTTGGCCCAGCTGTGGCAAAACTTTCAGGAAACGGCTCTGTCCTTGGAGCGGCTGTCTGACATCATTGACCACCCTCAGGAGACCGAGGCCGACGAGGCCAACCAGATTCCGATGCCCGAGATTACTGGGCAAGTCACCTTCGAGAACGTGGCCTTTCGCTTTGCGCCCTCGGGGCCGCTGCAATTGGCCAGCGTTAGCCTAGAGTTTCCGGCGGGGATATTCATCGGTGTAGTGGGCCAAAGCGGCTCGGGTAAGAGCACTTTGATGAAGCTGCTGCCTCGCCTCTACGAGCTAGAGTCGGGCCGCATTCTGATCGACCACTACGACATCAGCAAGGTCGAGCTGCATTCGCTGCGGCGGCAGATTGGCATTGTGCCGCAGGATAGCCTGCTGTTTGAGGGCACTATTCAGGAGAATATTTCGCTCACCAACCCTGACGCCGAGCCCAGCGTGATTATTGAGGCGGCAAAAATTGCCTGCTGCCACGATTTCATTATGGATTTGCCCCTGGGCTACAACACCCGCGTTGGCGAGCGGGGCTCGACCCTGTCGGGGGGGCAGCGACAAAGAATTGCGATCGCCCGCACCATTCTGCAAAATCCACGCCTGCTGATTTTGGATGAAGCCACCAGCGCCCTCGACTACGATACCGAGCACCAGGTCTCGATGAACCTCAAAGGCTGGGCCGAGGGTCGCACGGTATTCTTTATCACCCACCGACTCAACACCATTCAGCAGGCCGACCAGATCTTGGTGATGGAGCAGGGCTCAGCGGTCGAGCTGGGCACCCACGCCGAATTGATGGAACTCCAGGGGCGCTACTTTACTCTCTACCAACAGCAGCTCAGCGGCGTTTAG
- a CDS encoding RNA-binding protein, whose amino-acid sequence MSLYVGNLSYDVTREDLERVFAEYGEVKRVSLPTDRETGRPRGFAFVDMAAEAQEDTIIESLDGAEWMGRELRVNKARPRDDARSSSGAGGGNGGNYRRTGF is encoded by the coding sequence ATGTCACTCTATGTTGGTAACTTGTCCTACGATGTCACTCGCGAAGATTTAGAGCGGGTGTTTGCAGAATATGGCGAAGTCAAGCGGGTTAGCCTGCCCACCGATCGCGAAACCGGTCGTCCCCGAGGCTTTGCCTTTGTGGATATGGCCGCCGAAGCTCAGGAAGACACCATCATCGAATCCCTCGATGGAGCTGAGTGGATGGGCCGTGAACTGCGGGTGAACAAAGCTCGCCCCCGCGATGACGCTCGCAGTAGCAGTGGCGCTGGCGGCGGCAATGGTGGCAACTACCGGCGCACCGGCTTCTAG
- a CDS encoding gamma-glutamylcyclotransferase, giving the protein MTSVIPLHNPDDRFYYFAYGSCMCPVDLKRSLGESTHDYVVGPATLAGYRLGFFRRSRLRNCGVLDVVPHPGSTVQGVLYHLPWRLSPALDLREEGYCHEMVTVIANGQAYAQTRTYSVISKTHEEIAPNEWYSSVVMRGAATCGLPEEYCWSLFHHIHSLQRRQTEAPLRRTA; this is encoded by the coding sequence ATGACAAGTGTTATCCCCCTTCACAACCCGGACGATCGCTTCTACTACTTTGCCTACGGCTCCTGCATGTGCCCAGTCGATCTAAAACGCTCCTTGGGCGAAAGCACTCACGACTATGTGGTTGGGCCAGCGACGCTCGCCGGGTATCGGCTGGGGTTTTTTCGGCGATCGCGCCTTCGCAACTGCGGTGTGCTCGATGTCGTCCCGCACCCTGGTTCTACGGTGCAGGGCGTGCTTTACCACCTGCCCTGGCGGCTCAGCCCCGCCCTCGACCTGCGCGAAGAAGGCTACTGCCACGAAATGGTCACCGTCATCGCCAACGGGCAAGCCTACGCGCAAACTCGCACCTACTCGGTAATCAGCAAGACTCACGAAGAAATTGCTCCCAACGAGTGGTATTCCAGCGTGGTCATGCGAGGAGCCGCCACCTGTGGACTGCCAGAAGAATATTGCTGGAGCCTATTTCATCACATTCACTCGCTGCAACGGCGGCAGACAGAGGCTCCGCTGCGCCGCACGGCTTAA
- the trpB gene encoding tryptophan synthase subunit beta, with translation MTQTPLSPRPAVTDARPDALGRFGQFGGKYVPETLMPALFELEQAFYQYRDEADFQAELNGLLKDYVGRATPLYFAERLTAHYRRPDGSGPDIYLKREDLNHTGAHKINNALGQVLLAKRMGKQRIIAETGAGQHGVATATVCARFGLQCVIYMGVQDMERQSLNVFRMRLMGAEVRGVTAGTGTLKDATSEAIRDWVTNVENTHYILGSVAGPHPYPMMVRDFHAIIGEETRAQCQEKFGGLPDILMACVGGGSNAMGLFHEFVNEPTVRMIGIEAAGSGVATGKHAATLTEGRVGVLHGAMSYLLQDSEGQVIEAHSISAGLDYPGVGPEHSFLKDAGRAEYYSVTDQEALDAFQRVSRLEGIIPALETAHAFAYLETLCPQLTGNPRIVINSSGRGDKDVNTVAKALGGLE, from the coding sequence GTGACCCAGACGCCGCTTTCGCCTCGCCCTGCTGTGACCGATGCTCGCCCCGATGCCCTGGGTCGTTTTGGCCAGTTTGGCGGTAAGTACGTGCCCGAAACCCTCATGCCCGCCCTCTTTGAGCTAGAGCAGGCATTTTACCAATACCGCGACGAGGCCGACTTTCAGGCCGAACTAAATGGCCTGCTCAAGGATTACGTAGGTCGAGCCACGCCCCTCTATTTCGCTGAGCGACTCACCGCTCACTACCGCCGTCCCGACGGTAGCGGTCCCGATATTTATCTCAAGCGCGAAGACCTCAACCACACGGGCGCGCACAAGATCAACAATGCTCTGGGTCAGGTGCTGCTGGCTAAGCGCATGGGCAAGCAGCGCATCATCGCCGAAACCGGGGCCGGGCAGCATGGAGTCGCCACCGCCACGGTGTGCGCCCGCTTTGGCCTTCAGTGCGTTATTTACATGGGCGTGCAAGATATGGAGCGCCAGTCGCTGAACGTGTTTCGCATGCGGCTGATGGGGGCTGAGGTTCGCGGCGTCACGGCGGGCACCGGCACCCTCAAAGACGCTACCTCTGAAGCGATTCGCGACTGGGTAACGAATGTAGAAAACACTCACTACATCCTCGGTTCCGTCGCCGGCCCGCACCCTTACCCGATGATGGTGCGCGATTTCCACGCCATTATCGGAGAAGAAACTCGCGCCCAGTGCCAAGAGAAGTTTGGCGGCCTACCTGACATTCTGATGGCCTGCGTTGGCGGCGGCTCCAACGCCATGGGCCTGTTCCACGAGTTTGTCAACGAGCCCACGGTGCGGATGATCGGCATTGAGGCGGCGGGCAGCGGCGTGGCTACCGGCAAGCATGCGGCCACCCTGACGGAGGGTCGAGTTGGCGTGCTCCACGGAGCGATGAGCTATCTCCTTCAAGACAGTGAAGGTCAGGTGATCGAAGCCCACTCCATCAGTGCTGGTCTGGACTATCCCGGTGTTGGCCCCGAGCACAGCTTTTTGAAGGATGCAGGCCGAGCCGAATACTACAGCGTTACCGACCAAGAGGCGCTAGACGCGTTTCAGCGGGTATCGCGTCTGGAGGGAATTATCCCCGCGCTGGAGACGGCCCACGCCTTTGCCTATCTCGAAACCCTGTGCCCGCAATTGACGGGCAACCCCCGTATTGTGATCAACTCCTCGGGCCGAGGTGATAAGGATGTCAATACCGTTGCCAAGGCGTTGGGCGGGCTAGAGTAG
- a CDS encoding ribonuclease D, with protein sequence MADGFEICDRDLTPDLLDRYRQASAIACDTETMGLLPQRDRLCLVQLSDADGYVSVVRIELGQKEAPLLKELLEAPDILKLFHFARFDLATLKHNLGITVAPVFCSKIASKLSRTYSPRHGLKELVKELEGIELDKTAQSSDWGNAMNLSDEQLRYAANDVRYLHSIHQTLTAMLKREGRWELAQDCFSCLPTFVALDLLLYQGVFEH encoded by the coding sequence ATGGCCGACGGTTTTGAAATCTGCGATCGCGACCTCACCCCCGACTTGTTGGATCGCTATCGGCAGGCCAGCGCGATCGCCTGTGACACCGAGACCATGGGTCTACTGCCCCAGCGCGATCGCCTCTGCTTAGTGCAGCTCTCTGACGCTGACGGCTATGTATCGGTAGTGCGCATCGAACTCGGCCAAAAAGAAGCGCCCCTACTTAAAGAGCTGCTAGAAGCCCCAGACATTCTCAAGCTGTTTCACTTTGCTCGGTTCGATTTGGCCACCCTCAAGCACAACCTGGGCATTACCGTGGCCCCGGTGTTTTGCAGCAAAATCGCTAGCAAACTGAGCCGCACCTATAGCCCTCGCCACGGCCTTAAAGAGCTGGTCAAAGAGTTAGAGGGCATCGAACTCGACAAAACCGCCCAAAGCTCTGACTGGGGCAATGCTATGAATCTTTCCGACGAGCAGCTGCGCTACGCCGCCAATGACGTGCGCTACCTGCACAGCATTCACCAAACCCTGACTGCCATGCTCAAGCGCGAGGGCCGGTGGGAGTTAGCGCAGGATTGTTTTAGCTGTTTGCCTACCTTCGTCGCCCTCGACCTGCTCCTGTACCAGGGGGTGTTTGAGCACTGA
- a CDS encoding diguanylate cyclase, giving the protein MRTAQFWLNQLNLRRSFRRRLGAAIATTILIFSVLLACIVGDISQRQIQADRGELMAQMAYQLAGALDRDMFIYYQEIQTLASLEEMRSTQRPTAQKQMLLDRMQEAFSDFAWIGLTDSRGIVMASTHGLLTGANVSKRPWFIEGRTRPNVQDVHSAKLLAALVPNPSSDPLRLVDVTAPVVDNTGTLVGVLGGHLYWQWATTLRDNLLQPLKDYKQVEIQILSSTGDVLLGPGRSPNDVSAPVNLSGLKSFQAAQQGETEAIIEPWLDNAPTLTGYAQTQGYRSYPGLGWVVLVHQPTQEAFVPARSLKHNICLWGIALGLLSGALSWYIAGQMVKPVMVIAHTAEGLRTGTTRAPMPIFSGQDEIAQLSRSVGQLFANLDQQTTLLQQFNADLEAQIAARTASLNQTNHRLQQEIQVRSQTEQALQNANQELQRLTLVDGLTGIANRRHFDQYLEQEWRRSVRDRLPLSLILLDVDYFKLYNDHYGHQSGDACLCQIAQAIAIPPRRATDLPVRYGGEEFAVILPNTDRSGAIYLAETLRQAVKALHLPHAKSAVGPWVTVSLGVATCLPSATLNPINLIRTADGLLYQAKQQGRDRIVANP; this is encoded by the coding sequence TTGAGAACCGCTCAGTTTTGGCTAAATCAGCTAAATTTACGCCGCAGCTTTCGTCGCCGGTTGGGGGCTGCGATCGCTACCACTATCCTTATATTTTCCGTGCTTCTGGCCTGTATTGTTGGTGACATTAGCCAGCGCCAGATCCAGGCTGACCGTGGTGAGCTGATGGCCCAGATGGCCTACCAGCTAGCGGGGGCGCTCGATCGCGACATGTTTATCTATTATCAAGAAATTCAAACCCTGGCCTCGCTGGAGGAGATGCGATCGACCCAGCGCCCTACCGCCCAAAAACAAATGCTGCTCGATCGCATGCAAGAGGCCTTCAGTGACTTCGCCTGGATTGGCCTCACTGACTCGCGGGGCATTGTGATGGCCAGCACCCACGGGCTGTTAACTGGAGCCAATGTCTCCAAGCGGCCCTGGTTCATTGAAGGTCGGACCCGTCCCAACGTGCAGGATGTGCACTCGGCCAAGTTGCTCGCCGCCCTGGTGCCCAACCCCAGCTCCGACCCCCTGCGCCTAGTGGATGTCACCGCTCCTGTGGTCGATAACACGGGTACGCTGGTAGGAGTGCTAGGCGGACACCTTTACTGGCAGTGGGCCACTACCCTGCGAGACAACCTGCTTCAGCCGCTAAAAGACTACAAACAGGTAGAAATTCAGATTTTGTCGAGCACTGGAGACGTGCTGCTAGGGCCGGGCCGCAGCCCTAACGATGTCAGCGCACCAGTCAATTTGAGTGGTTTAAAAAGCTTTCAAGCCGCTCAACAAGGAGAAACCGAGGCAATAATAGAGCCCTGGCTAGACAACGCGCCGACCCTAACGGGCTACGCACAGACCCAGGGCTATCGCAGCTATCCCGGCCTGGGTTGGGTGGTGCTGGTGCATCAGCCCACCCAGGAGGCTTTTGTCCCGGCGCGATCGCTCAAGCACAACATTTGTCTCTGGGGCATTGCCCTAGGGTTACTGAGCGGTGCTCTTAGCTGGTATATCGCTGGGCAAATGGTGAAGCCAGTCATGGTGATCGCCCACACCGCCGAGGGCCTGCGCACCGGCACCACCCGCGCCCCCATGCCAATTTTTTCGGGGCAGGACGAGATTGCCCAACTGTCGCGATCGGTGGGCCAGCTATTTGCCAACCTCGACCAGCAGACTACTCTGCTTCAGCAGTTTAATGCTGACCTAGAGGCTCAGATCGCCGCCCGCACCGCCAGTCTCAACCAGACCAACCATCGTCTCCAGCAAGAAATTCAGGTGCGCAGCCAGACCGAGCAGGCCCTGCAAAACGCCAACCAAGAACTTCAGCGGCTTACCTTAGTGGACGGGCTGACGGGCATTGCCAACCGTCGCCACTTTGACCAATATCTAGAGCAAGAATGGCGACGCTCGGTGCGCGATCGTCTGCCCCTGTCGCTAATTTTGCTCGATGTAGACTATTTCAAACTCTACAACGACCACTATGGCCACCAATCGGGCGATGCTTGCCTGTGCCAGATTGCCCAGGCGATCGCGATTCCCCCCCGTCGTGCCACTGACCTGCCCGTCCGCTACGGCGGCGAAGAGTTTGCGGTGATCTTGCCCAACACCGATAGATCTGGGGCCATCTACCTAGCCGAAACCCTGCGCCAAGCGGTGAAGGCGCTGCATCTTCCCCATGCCAAGTCTGCCGTTGGCCCCTGGGTCACCGTTAGCCTGGGGGTAGCCACCTGTCTGCCCTCGGCCACGCTCAACCCCATCAATCTGATCCGCACAGCCGATGGGCTGCTGTATCAGGCTAAGCAGCAGGGGCGCGATCGCATCGTAGCCAATCCCTGA
- a CDS encoding carbonic anhydrase, which produces MEKLLRGLRDFQENYIPDRQELLKELAKGQHPRVLFIGCSDSRVDPTIITQAEIGDLFVIRNAGNIIPPYEATNGGEGATIEYAMEALDIHQVIVCGHTQCGAMKGLLQIGDLEEKMPLVYHWLRHTEATRKLVEDHYGSMEKKDKLDLLVAQNVLTQIDNLQTYPSVRSKLHAGTLAIHGWIYKLDSAELLAYDEEAKAFVPPHSKIYADLNDAKSLKPGGLSLEFNDAVRPGAGAPSVALPEFSEPVQPYWPGANRLSPEQAARIYRGAGV; this is translated from the coding sequence ATGGAAAAGCTGCTGCGTGGTCTGCGTGACTTTCAGGAAAACTACATTCCCGACCGCCAGGAGCTGCTCAAAGAATTGGCTAAGGGGCAGCATCCCAGGGTGTTGTTCATTGGCTGCTCTGACTCGCGGGTAGACCCTACCATCATTACCCAAGCTGAGATTGGCGATCTGTTTGTGATTCGCAATGCCGGCAATATTATTCCGCCCTACGAGGCTACCAACGGCGGCGAAGGAGCCACCATTGAGTACGCCATGGAAGCTCTGGATATTCACCAGGTGATTGTCTGCGGCCACACCCAGTGCGGAGCCATGAAGGGACTGCTGCAAATTGGTGACCTTGAAGAAAAAATGCCCCTGGTCTACCACTGGCTGCGCCATACCGAGGCCACCCGCAAGCTAGTCGAAGACCACTACGGCAGCATGGAAAAGAAGGACAAGCTGGATTTACTGGTGGCCCAAAACGTCCTCACCCAGATCGACAATCTGCAAACCTATCCTTCGGTGCGCTCCAAGCTCCACGCCGGTACCCTAGCCATCCATGGCTGGATCTATAAGCTGGATTCTGCCGAGCTGCTGGCCTACGACGAAGAGGCTAAAGCCTTCGTGCCACCCCACAGCAAAATCTATGCCGATCTAAACGATGCGAAGTCGCTTAAGCCGGGTGGGCTTTCCCTAGAGTTCAACGACGCAGTCCGGCCCGGTGCGGGGGCCCCTTCAGTGGCGCTGCCCGAATTTTCTGAACCGGTGCAGCCCTACTGGCCGGGGGCCAACCGTCTCAGCCCCGAGCAGGCCGCTCGCATTTATCGAGGCGCTGGGGTGTAG
- a CDS encoding peptide chain release factor 1, producing the protein MRNPFWRFKSLPWAILFQVALVAVAIATAADLLLAQGLALLLANTGSSLMPLMQLLFMALPVAAGFGIGALALTILERWFKSVYIDTGVLWALVPCIALVLFVKGFLPIPTALVAMSYPLLVGVLLGIFVVGKRHWRRW; encoded by the coding sequence ATGCGTAATCCCTTTTGGCGGTTTAAGTCTTTGCCCTGGGCGATTTTGTTTCAGGTGGCTTTGGTAGCGGTGGCGATCGCCACCGCCGCCGACCTGCTGCTAGCTCAGGGGTTAGCCCTATTGCTAGCCAACACCGGCAGCAGCCTAATGCCCCTGATGCAGCTGCTGTTCATGGCGCTGCCCGTCGCCGCCGGCTTTGGCATCGGTGCCCTAGCCCTCACCATTTTGGAACGCTGGTTTAAGAGTGTGTACATCGACACTGGCGTACTGTGGGCATTGGTGCCCTGCATCGCCCTGGTGCTATTTGTCAAAGGGTTTTTGCCCATCCCTACCGCGCTGGTTGCCATGTCTTACCCCCTCCTGGTAGGAGTGCTGCTGGGAATTTTTGTGGTGGGCAAACGCCACTGGCGACGCTGGTAG
- a CDS encoding Calvin cycle protein CP12: protein MSVDSKDFQDELQKAIDYAHQITAEKGETSAEAAAAWDVVEEMRAEVSHQHQIPKKTGFDQYLEDNPEAPEGLIYDN, encoded by the coding sequence ATGAGCGTTGATAGCAAGGACTTCCAAGACGAGCTGCAAAAAGCAATCGACTACGCCCATCAAATCACCGCCGAAAAGGGCGAAACCTCTGCCGAAGCCGCTGCCGCCTGGGACGTGGTGGAAGAGATGCGAGCCGAGGTTTCGCACCAGCATCAGATCCCTAAGAAAACCGGCTTTGACCAATATCTAGAAGACAATCCTGAAGCGCCCGAAGGCTTGATATACGACAATTAA
- a CDS encoding DUF29 domain-containing protein — protein sequence MDTSGGPKSLYDTDFNIWLETTAAQLRSRNFDALDLTNLIEEIESLARQDRRALSNLLRQIYERLLRLNFWETEHARHSRDWIMGVLHNRHDIR from the coding sequence GTGGACACAAGTGGCGGGCCTAAATCGCTGTACGACACTGACTTCAACATTTGGTTGGAGACCACGGCTGCTCAACTGCGATCGCGCAATTTTGATGCCCTCGACCTAACCAACCTAATTGAGGAAATCGAAAGTCTCGCCCGACAGGATCGCCGAGCGCTGTCCAACTTGCTTCGGCAGATTTATGAGCGGCTGCTGAGGCTAAATTTTTGGGAGACTGAGCACGCTCGCCACAGTCGTGACTGGATTATGGGAGTACTGCACAATCGCCACGACATCCGTTGA